The following are encoded together in the Montipora foliosa isolate CH-2021 chromosome 12, ASM3666993v2, whole genome shotgun sequence genome:
- the LOC137980986 gene encoding uncharacterized protein: protein MPVPDESVDEDLQSDMGILVHSLVKNLDLSVASKSLKQGATTTDNCLMMLQQLTQSGWPSERRTVPEAVRPYWNVRDQVHEAEGLMFLGEKLIVPKSMRKKLLALLHESHQGIEKSKARAREFTGLVCQETLRIQSPAAASMQSGEETIKRSHLFPMKFLKDPGKC, encoded by the coding sequence ATGCCAGTTCCAGATGAGTCAGTCGATGAAGATCTCCAGTCTGATATGGGAATTTTAGTGCACAGTCTTGTTAAGAACTTGGACCTTAGTGTGGCCTCTAAATCCCTGAAGCAAGGAGCAACCACTACTGATAATTGTCTCATGATGTTACAGCAACTAACACAGTCTGGGTGGCCATCAGAGAGGAGAACAGTTCCTGAGGCGGTTCGTCCCTATTGGAATGTGAGAGACCAAGTGCATGAGGCAGAGGGTCTCATGTTCCTGGGAGAGAAATTGATAGTCCCAAAGAGTATGCGCAAGAAATTGCTGGCTTTGCTTCACGAAAGTCATCAAGGTATTGAAAAGAGCAAGGCACGTGCACGTGAATTTACTGGCCTGGTATGTCAAGAGACATTGAGAATACAATCACCCGCTGCGGCAAGTATGCAGAGTGGTGAAGAAACAATCAAAAGGAGCCACTTATTCCCCATGAAGTTCCTGAAAGACCCTGGAAAATGCTAG